The Streptomyces sp. NBC_00483 genome contains the following window.
AGCGAGGTCCGGAGTGAGGGCCGGACCCGATGTGTCCGTAATGGTCCGTGTGTGCCATTGTTGATGGTGGTTTCGATACGGAGGTGACGTATGGACGTCGTGAAGAGCCCGCTGCCCGATGGCGATCTGAAGACTGTCGGCGAGGCGCTGCAGGGTGCGCTCGTGGATCTGGTGGACCTGTCCCTTGTGGCGAAGCAGGTGCACTGGAACGTGGTCGGTCCGCGGTTCAGGTCGGTGCACCTTCAGCTGGACGAGGTCGTGGACACCGCGCGGCAGCACTCCGACACGGTGGCCGAGCGGGCCTCGACGCTGGGTGTCCCGCCGGACGGTCGCGCGAAGACCGTCGCGGACACCAGTGGCGTGGGAGTGGCCCCCGAGGGCTGGGTGAAGGACACGGACGCGGTGGGGACGCTCGTGGACGCGCTCGGCGCGGTCATCGCGCGGATGCGCGCGCGGGTGGACGCGACCGGTGAGGCGGATCCCGTGAGTCAGGACCTCTTCATCGGGATCACGGCCGACCTGGAGAAGCATCACTGGATGTTCCAGGCGGAGAACCGGGGCTGAGAGTCCCGGTACCTCGGCGCCCCGCGTGCTCCTGGGCGTGGCGCCGGCGGCTCGGGGCAGATTGGCTGTGGTCGTGGTCCGTGGTCCGTGGTCCGTGGTCCGTGGTCCGTGGTCCGTGGTCCCGGAGGTCGTCGGGCGGAGGTGAGCGGTCGGTGGCATGGGCTGGATGGCGGATGCTCCGGTGGGCGCCGGCTGTCGTGTGCGGGGCGCTGTGGTGGTGGGGCGCCCTGCGGCTCGCCTTCGCGCCGGGCGCCGGGATGTTCGAAGGGGCGCTCGTCGCCGGCGGCTGGGGACTGAGCCTGCTGCCGGTGCACGCATTGCCGAAGGCGCGCGCGGCCGGTGTGGCCGGGGCGCCCGGGCGGCACGGTGCGCGGCGCGTGCGGACACGGGCCGTGCGCGCCGGGCGCGAGGCCGCCGGCGGGGTGTGGCGGCAGGTCACCAGGGCATGGCGACGCCCCCGTTCGGGCGGAGGATCTGGCCCGTCGTGAACGACGCGGCGTCCGAGGCGAGGTGGAGCACCGCGTGCGCGATGTCCTCCGCCTCGCCGACCCGGCCGAGCGGTGACATGCGCACCATCAGGGACTCGGTGTGGGCCTGCGCGCTCTCGTCGTGGCGGGTCGTCATCGGTGTACGGATCCAGCCCGGCGCCACCGCGTTGACGCGGATGCCGTGCGAGCCGATCTCCGTGGCGAGCGTCTTCGTGAGCTGGACGACGGCGGCCTTCGCCGCGCCGTAGCAGAGCAGCCCCGGGCCGCCGGTGTCGATCGCGCCGGAGGCCATCGTGACGATGCTGCCGCGGGTGCCGGCCGCGATCATGGTGCGGGCCGCTTCCTGGCACGCGTACAGAACACCCTTGAAGTTGATCGCGAGCACGCGGTCCAGGTCCTCTTCGCGGGTCTCCAGGACCGTGCTGTTGTGCATGACCCCGGCGATGGCGGCCATGATGTCGAGGCCGCCGGAGGTGGCGCTCGCGCTCGCGACGGCTTCCGCGATCTGGGCGTGGTCGGCCACGTCGACGGTGTGGGTGTGGGCCGTGCCGCCGCTCTC
Protein-coding sequences here:
- a CDS encoding Dps family protein produces the protein MDVVKSPLPDGDLKTVGEALQGALVDLVDLSLVAKQVHWNVVGPRFRSVHLQLDEVVDTARQHSDTVAERASTLGVPPDGRAKTVADTSGVGVAPEGWVKDTDAVGTLVDALGAVIARMRARVDATGEADPVSQDLFIGITADLEKHHWMFQAENRG
- a CDS encoding SDR family NAD(P)-dependent oxidoreductase, whose amino-acid sequence is MPLTAYDLTGRTAFVTGAASGIGRASATLLAQAGATVHCADRDAQGLHETAALIKESGGTAHTHTVDVADHAQIAEAVASASATSGGLDIMAAIAGVMHNSTVLETREEDLDRVLAINFKGVLYACQEAARTMIAAGTRGSIVTMASGAIDTGGPGLLCYGAAKAAVVQLTKTLATEIGSHGIRVNAVAPGWIRTPMTTRHDESAQAHTESLMVRMSPLGRVGEAEDIAHAVLHLASDAASFTTGQILRPNGGVAMPW